A single region of the Sphaeramia orbicularis chromosome 6, fSphaOr1.1, whole genome shotgun sequence genome encodes:
- the mafb gene encoding transcription factor Maf — protein MASELAMSNSDLPTSPLAMEYVNDFDLMKFEVKKEPVEPDRSISQCSRLVAGGSLSSTPMSTPCSSVPPSPSFSAPSPGSGSEQKAHLEDFYWMTGYQQQLNPEALGFSPEDAVEALISSSHQLQTFDGYARGQQFGGAAGAGGAMAGEEMGSAAAVVSAVIAAAAAQNGAPHHHHHHHHHHHTGAHHPSSGTQPGGGAGGNHQHLRLEDRFSDEQLVTMSVRELNRQLRGVSKEEVIRLKQKRRTLKNRGYAQSCRYKRVQQRHVLEGEKTQLMQQVDHLKQEISRLARERDAYKEKYEKLISTGFRENGGSSSDNNPSSPEFFMTSRKFLHL, from the coding sequence ATGGCATCAGAGCTGGCAATGAGCAACTCCGACCTGCCCACCAGTCCCCTGGCCATGGAATATGTTAATGACTTCGATCTGATGAAGTTTGAAGTGAAAAAGGAGCCGGTGGAGCCCGATCGCAGCATCAGCCAGTGCAGCCGCCTGGTCGCCGGGGGATCCCTTTCTTCCACCCCGATGAGCACGCCTTGCAGCTCGGTTCCCCCCTCTCCAAGCTTCTCGGCGCCCAGTCCGGGATCAGGGAGCGAACAGAAGGCGCACTTGGAGGATTTCTACTGGATGACCGGGTACCAACAGCAGTTGAACCCCGAGGCTCTGGGCTTTAGCCCGGAGGACGCCGTAGAGGCACTGATCAGCAGCAGTCACCAGCTCCAGACCTTCGATGGCTATGCCAGAGGGCAGCAGTTCGGCGGCGCAGCCGGGGCAGGAGGCGCCATGGCCGGGGAGGAGATGGGATCAGCGGCCGCCGTGGTGTCCGCGGTTATCGCCGCAGCGGCGGCTCAGAACGGggctccccaccaccaccaccaccatcaccaccaccaccacacagggGCACATCACCCCTCATCTGGGACTCAGCCCGGCGGCGGCGCCGGGGGAAACCACCAGCACCTGCGCTTGGAGGATCGGTTTTCGGACGAGCAGCTGGTGACCATGTCAGTGCGGGAATTGAACCGGCAGCTCCGCGGGGTCAGCAAGGAAGAAGTGATTCGTCTGAAACAGAAGAGGAGGACGCTAAAGAACAGAGGCTATGCCCAGTCCTGCCGATACAAGAGGGTCCAGCAGCGGCACGTCCTGGAGGGAGAGAAGACGCAGCTGATGCAGCAGGTGGACCACCTCAAGCAGGAGATCTCCCGGCTGGCCAGGGAGAGGGACGCCTACAAGGAGAAATACGAGAAGCTCATCAGCACCGGCTTCAGAGAAAACGGAGGATCCAGCAGCGACAACAACCCCTCATCCCCGGAGTTTTTCAT